From a single Lolium rigidum isolate FL_2022 chromosome 7, APGP_CSIRO_Lrig_0.1, whole genome shotgun sequence genomic region:
- the LOC124674480 gene encoding probable glucomannan 4-beta-mannosyltransferase 7 — protein MEAGEIGGALLFVLAAAAALATAVSTGAVDFSRPLTVGGRLDFQDTISWFIGVFDGSSSSESAGGVSLADVYELWVRVRGGVIAPVLQVAVWVCMVMSVMLAVEAVYNSVVSLGVKVIGWRPEWRFKWEPIAGDDEEKGTDAHYPMVLVQIPMYNELEVYKLSIGAACELEWPKDRIIVQVLDDSTDPYIKNLVELECEEWASKGMNIKYTTRSGRKGFKAGALKKGMEYDYAKQCEYVAIFDADFQPEQDFLLRTVPFLVHNPKVALVQARWTFVNDTASLLTRVQKMFFDYHFKVEQEAGSATFSFFSFNGTAGVWRAAAIKEAGGWKDRTTVEDMDLAVRATLKGWKFIYVGDIRVKSELPSTYKDYCRQQFRWSCGGAHLFRQVAKDILAAKDVSVVKKFHMLYSFFLVRRVVAPTVTCILYNIILPISVMIPELFIPVWGIAYIPMVLLVVTAIRHPKNIHILPFWILFENVMTMHRLRAALAGLFELSEFNEWAVTKKVGNNFEDTDVPLLQKTRKRIRDRVNFREMLFAAFLFFCASYNLVFPGKTSYYFNLYLQGLAFVFLGLNFTGTCTWCQ, from the exons ATGGAGGCTGGAGAaatcggcggcgccctcctcttcgtcctcgccgccgccgcggccctcgcgaccgccgtctccaccggcgCCGTCGATTTCAGCCGCCCACTCACCG TGGGCGGGCGGCTGGACTTCCAGGATACCATTTCGTGGTTCATCGGCGTCTTCGAtggctcctcctcgtcggagtccgCCGGCGGCGTGTCGCTGGCGGATGTGTACGAGCTGTGGGTGCGCGTGCGGGGCGGGGTGATCGCGCCGGTTCTGCAGGTGGCGGTGTGGGTGTGCATGGTCATGTCGGTGATGCTGGCGGTGGAGGCCGTGTACAACAGCGTGGTCAGCCTCGGCGTCAAGGTCATCGGCTGGCGGCCCGAGTGGCGGTTCAAGTGGGAgcccatcgccggcgacgacgaggagaagGGGACGGACGCCCACTACCCCATGGTCCTGGTGCAGATACCcatgtacaatgagctggag GTGTACAAGCTGTCGATAGGGGCGGCATGTGAGCTCGAGTGGCCAAAGGATAGGATAATTGTCCAAGTGCTGGATGATTCCACCGATCCGTATATCAAG AATTTGGTGGAGCTTGAATGCGAAGAGTGGGCGAGCAAGGGTATGAATATTAAGTATACCACGAGAAGCGGCCGCAAGGGGTTTAAAGCAGGGGCCCTGAAGAAAGGAATGGAATACGACTACGCCAAGCAGTGTGAATATGTTGCTATATTTGATGCTGATTTCCAGCCTGAGCAAGACTTTCTTCTCAGGACAGTCCCCTTCTTGGTGCACAATCCAAAAGTTGCTCTTGTTCAAGCTCGATGGACCTTCG TTAATGACACAGCAAGCCTGTTGACAAGGGTACAAAAGATGTTCTTCGATTACCACTTCAAAGTTGAGCAAGAAGCGGGATCAGCAACCTTTTCCTTCTTCAGTTTCAATG GAACTGCTGGAGTATGGCGTGCAGCAGCCATCAAAGAGGCAGGAGGTTGGAAGGACCGCACTACAGTTGAAGATATGGACTTGGCAGTTCGAGCAACCCTAAAGGGTTGGAAATTTATATATGTCGGGGATATCAGA GTTAAGAGTGAATTGCCATCCACTTACAAGGACTACTGCCGACAGCAATTCCGGTGGTCCTGTGGTGGTGCACATTTATTCCGACAAgtagcaaaagatattttggctgcTAAA GATGTATCTGTCGTCAAGAAGTTCCATATGCTCTATAGTTTCTTTTTGGTGCGGAGAGTTGTGGCCCCTACGGTCACATGTATTCTCTACAATATCATACTTCCAATATCAGTCATGATACCAGAACTATTCATACCAGTCTGGGGCATCGCCTATATTCCCATGGTACTTTTAGTGGTCACAGCAATAAGACATCCCAA AAATATACACATATTGCCATTTTGGATTTTGTTCGAGAATGTGATGACAATGCATCGCCTGAGAGCTGCACTGGCTGGTCTATTTGAATTATCAGAGTTTAACGAGTGGGCTGTGACAAAGAAGGTAGGAAACAATTTTGAAGACACTGATGTTCCCTTGCTCCAGAAAACCAGGAAAAGAATAAGAGACAG GGTTAACTTTCGTGAGATGCTATTTGCAGCGTTTCTTTTCTTCTGTGCATCATACAACCTTGTATTCCCTGGGAAGACTAGCTACTATTTTAATCTCTATCTCCAAGGATTAGCATTTGTATTCCTAGGGCTAAACTTCACTGGCACTTGCACATGGTGTCAATGA